From Quercus robur chromosome 8, dhQueRobu3.1, whole genome shotgun sequence:
tttcatatttaacaaaatactacatacaaaataagtattttttaaacatttcatattataaaacacatcaacaaagtataacatacaaaataagtgtttgTTATTTTGTGCgcgatttttgtttagtccatatttatttttttattttgtttttgtagttaaaggggcatgaattttatttatttatttattttcttgtaggttaatatctaaatattttagaggaggagagacaaatatatatatatatatatatataagggcaaatcttaatttttttatactagtttttttttttttttttttttaatgggggggggggggcaatggcccccctctGCCCCAACGTAGATCCGTCCCTGATGGCGACacaagcaatttttgaaaaattataatgacACAGCAAGGTACAACACTGGTAAGACACCAGTATGGCACCCCAAATGAAGTGTCTATGCTTCCTAAAGAAAAAGACAACTATCAACTATGTTGCACAAAATTCATGAGACGCTGATCTGAATCCTAAGTCACTCGAGAGTAAATCAGAACTACAACAGATCTGCTAGCCTTTGAACTCCTTTTAGACTGGATATACAGCAAAAAGCAAAACCAAGAAACCAAGGaacaaaacaaattaacaaatgGAAAAACCATCATCTATAGTTCATAGGTGTCAACTGTGCTATCCATAGATTCCTCTCTTCGGTGTTCAGAGATTGGAGACCTGGTTTCTAGTTGGTCAACATCAATGGAGACTTCATCTGCTGTGGCAGATAAGGAATTTTTGTGATGTTTCCTATTGTGCCTCAACTTAATGATCCTCGACAGCACTTGCACAACATCCCTCATGGAAGGTCGTTTTCTTGGGGCTCGGTTGATGCATTTGTATGCAAGAGTTGCCACTTCGTTGAGTTCTTGCACATCAAATTTCCCTTCCAGGCGGGAATCCACAATTTCCTCCCATCCAACTTTTCCCTCAATATTCATTGCTGCCTATTCATCAAACAAGAAAATGCATTAAAATAGCAAGCATACGTGACTGCGACCAGGTCAGCACTTATGCAACACAAGTCAACAAtgatcctttttcttttgagtaacATAAATTTTCCCTTTGGGATTGGATAAAACAATTGTGGCCTTTGGCCTTAACTGCAAAGCTTGTCTTCAGCCATTCTTTAACATTCGGTGCATTTTCACTTATTCtagaattttattatatgaCAAAAACAATAGAGGAATCATAAATATTATTCAAAACTTCAAGGTAATGACCCTTGCACTTCCAGTATCACACTTTTTTCTAAGTAAAATAACTATATTAAACATAGGAAGAAGCTCAAATACGGATTGTATTAAAACTACTCAAAAAGAATTACAATCTACTTCCAGTACTATATTCCTATATTGCTTTATTTGcattaatacacacacacacacgtagagagagagagagagagagagagagagagagagagcttacgAGCTCAACATATTCCATGAGACCCTGTTGAGGATTTCTGCCAGCAATAAGTTCAAAGAGCAACACTCCAAAACTGTAAACATCACTTTTCTTAGTGAAAGCCTTTGTGGATATATACTCGGGATCAAGATACCCAAAAGTACCCCGTACATTAACTGCGTGTTTGTCCACCATCTCTTCTCTTGAAAGCCCAAAATCAGCAACCTGCTTGATCCAGCACAACAAGCTACAACAATATAAGAGGCGGCCAAACCAATTACTTGTATCTTTGGAAAAGTTTTATTTCAAATGATCCAAAACTCAGGAACGTCTATCAAGGGCTTAAATATAAAGGTCCTCTTCAAATAGCAAAATAATTACACTCTTTTGAGGTAAAGATAATCAACAATCATGAAAAGAGACGTACCCTGGCTCTCATGGACTGATCCAATAGAATATTGGAAGATTTAATATCACGGTGTATTACAGGAGGAACTGCCTGAAGTGATAATATAGGTAATAACAAATAAGCACCTTAAATAAATCATATGCATGTACAGGTGTTCACACAAAAAGACAGATATCCATCATTTAGTAGACATAAGATGTCTAATTACCCCATCATGAAGATACTCCAAACCTCTTGCAATATCTAAAGATATATGAACTCTTAAATCCCAGTTCAATGCTTCATGTTTTTCACCTGcattaagaagaaaattatgatgtttattacttaatatatgaataaaacaataaaatgcaCAGAGTTATTCTAGCACAAGGTTAGTTCAATGCACCAATGCATTATGAAAGGATGACTCAAGTTgctagaaggaaaaaaaaaaaaaaaggtcaaggAAGACCAAAAAATTCAGTCATGCCAGAGACATACAAATCATGCATTTGTAGAAACTCAATATAGTTGAGTTATATCATAAAGATGATAGGCTGCTTACTGTACAAATGAGAAGCCAAGCTGCCTTTATTCATATAGACGTATAAAAGCATATGCTGGCCTTTTTCTGCACAATATCCAACCAAATTCACAAGATTCCGGTGATGCAACCTTCCCAATAACATAACCTGAGAATGATTAGAAGGGGGGTTAAAACTGATGAAACTGTTTTAAGAACAGAAAAATATTACATAAAGAAATCAGTTTCATGTCAATGAATGGCAACTAAGACACATTCAAACTGGTGGTTGTTTACACAAAGGCAAAAGGAGTAGTTTTTTCTTGAAGGATGGAATAAAGCTCTCGTACATGTTTATAAGCAGCTAATTTCTGGGAGGATTTTGTTTATTAGTTTTCCTGATAGTTATTACGTTGTCTCACTTTCCTGATTGACTGATCATCGAGCTCCCATACTCTACCAAATTTTCCCACCAAATTTATTTTGTAGACAAATATATGCTGTTGGGTacatgaaatataaaaaaatatcatccattaATCATCACTACCTCTGTCTGGAACTCTTTCTCCCCTTGTTTAGAATCAGTTGCAAGCACTTTAACAGCAACTGTCTCACCACTTGACATCTGAGCTCTGTAAACAGGACCAAATGCACCTTGTCCTATTAAAGTTGTGAAATTACGGGTTGCTTTCTGCAGATCCCTGCATGAAAACCATTAAgccaaaattaattaaaaagggGGTAAAAGGAAAGCTCAAAGAAACCTAGGTGTGGAGAACAGCTACTACTTGTATTAATagccaccaaaacacaaaaagcGCACATCTCAAAATGACAAATCTAATAATCGTTGGAATGGTGTAACATGGGTTATACTCATGAAAAATTCCAACCAATTCTCTCGATTGTTGACagattatcatcattttttttttttataaatattttaagattCTAAGACTGGAAAGACATGATAGGTCTCGACTGAGCATAGtcaacattttcacaaattgTATAAAGTTGCACCTTTTCAAgggcacacaaaaaaaaaaaaaaaaaaaaaaagaggccaaAATGCCACTTCTATATATACAATTGATCATTGTTAAAAATCTTAAGACATATATAGATATGATAATGATAAGAAACTATTTCATCCAAAACCATGGTGTATAGGTGCAGAAAGTGCAAAGGAAAGCATACTTGTAAGGATACTCAAGTATTCCAGATGCCGAGACCACATTGCTCCTCCTGAATCCCTCAAGCCATAAGGACCTGCCATTACGTCCAGACTTCACAGGAGATTCTGGACCAATGGTTGAGTCAGATAATATAGTACAAGAATCAGCACCATTTGTACGGATAGGGATAGCTGCTGCTCTCCTCGAACTGCTATTCCCTATCTGCGAGCGCTTCCTATGGTACCTAAAACAAAACAGTGCAAAAATAGCCAAAACCACTCCAATCACCACACCTATGGAAATCCCAATAATCAACCCCGATGACTCCCCTTTCATCTCCTCTTCTGTTCTTCAATACTCCCTATTCAATTGTCCAATCCTTCGACAAACCTGCATATTGGCCCAACAATGTTTCAACAAAACTAAGTCGAAAAAGAAAACTGAACCACTAGAAATCCTATCCTACTACTCAATCCAAGAAGCTAAAAACTAAGAAGTCAACTTATAGATCAACTGTTCAATATTCATAGCCACCCAAGAAGTCAAATAGAGATTTCAACAACAAACTAACAGAAATATGCCAGAAGAACATTCTATTAAAACAACCCAGAAAAAGTCTTAATGCACAATTCAATACAAGCACACAATGACAACAACGTAGAAGACCCGATTGAGATTTCAGATTAGATTATAATACAACTATCCTTCCAATTAGTTTCAATTTGACTTTGTTACCATATAAActtttaaatacataaaaaaggGTATTAATCAATTAGCAATATTAGACTTGTACGCCATAGACTACCTCATTTCTGCTCtgaatttattaaatttgattaGAACGAGAAACCCCATCTGGCAACAATAGATATTTTACTAAACTATCTATCTGATGCTCAATCTTTCTAAGTAGAAATTTAAATATAGAGCAGAAAATCAAGATCACTACATAGAAAAATGGTTAAACAATTGAATATATAATTACTTCGTAAAAATAGACAAGCATTTGATCAAGCTCATGaacactttcttttcttcaagtcagctttttttttttcctcagcaaccaaacacagctcaagaaaaaccaaacaatcaatgaatcaagaaaaaaaaaagttttttgaatCGACCCCagaaaccaaaaaccaaaagcaaagagaaattgcaaaaaaaaacaaaaaggaaataaaaacaGACAGTGTAAAACAGTAACTGCATTGACAGAAGGGACAGTGATTATTTCCACGTTACCTGTTGAATCGACATCGGTTGAGGCAGTTACTACATGTTTTCTGAAAGTGATTTTTCAGagacttttgtttttttaagagaaagaaaggaatatgtgtttgtttgatgagagaagagaagaaaagagagaaccaGATACgaacttctttatttatttattttattttgtatgtttgGAAACAAGAACAAAATGGAAACACTACTGCTAATGCTAAGTACTtcgagaaaaacaaaaacaaaaaagcaagtTGTTGTGAGaaattgatttttaataaaGGAAAAGTATTTccaagaaatgaatgaaaaagcAGAGTGTGAAGTGGGTTTTTATTTCCCTGCGTTTTAAAATTCCGTGAGTCGCCGTTGgctgtaataaaaaaaaaaacgcgcCTCGAGGTGGATTTTTTTGGTGTTCCCAAAATGACCTCGGTTTATGtaatatgaccaaaataccccgatGAAATGGTGGGATTTTGGggatttttcaatttcttttgtgTCTATTAGTCTACTCCTACTATAAATTatagaacaatatatatatatatatatatatatagagagagagagagagagagagagagagagagagagagagagagagagagatttagtaattattttttttaaaaaaaaattgagaaaaaaagaagtaattgatttttttgactcatttttataattttcatgaaagtgatattaattttttttttaatgttatgttAACAGGTTTCTTTAAGACAATCGTTAATGAACCatattagaaaaattttaacactattttcatgaaaaatataaaaaagttagaaaaattaattgttttatcattttcccAGTTAGCTTAATTGTTAAAATCTcttatggttgaataagaaatttggatTCAATTCTTGCCTACACGAAAAACAGATTTTTGTCTTGGCCTGAAGATAAAGAGAGCAATCATTAAAatagattgaaactctataaataattaaaaaaaaatgctcataaggcattttagcatttttctttaaaaaatagtcCATTAACATATATTCTAATAACACTCGTTAGCTGGATTCATTAATAATTTCATActcatttttaaatatgaatagaaaaaaatagtaataatttaTGTAAAAGTTATTAACAATCCATTACAATATCCATATagaattattgtaaaaattggtATAGAATTAATTATGGTCCTAAAATAACGAGTGCAAGTGTAATTTTTGCTTTTTGGATTGGGACAGGGTGCACTTTTAGTTGGGTAACTATGCAAGTGGTTGGGTTATTCATTGATGCACCGTACACTACGCACTACGTGGTTCGGAAACTACGAAAAAGTATATGGTGATTGGATGAGGTACCATCAAGTTATTAGTATTTACCAACTTTTTCCTAAGTATTCGGAAATAGTCCAATAGCACAAGGGGAAATAATTATTTGTGTACTTTCATTATGTTAGgtcttttagggttttttttttttttttttttttttttttttttttttttttggttctggttagtttaattggtaaagtctctaatggtgaTATAAGAGATATGAGGTTCAACCCCTACCtacataaaaaattgattggtgtcttggtttaatgataaagagttatcatcagaagtggacatcataggttgaaactcccaataaaaaaataattttttttttttccttcctaaaATTAATTAGGTTGAAATTTGAGACCTCTATATATTCCTCAACAAGTGATTAAACAAAATTGAGACCACAAAAATGAGAAACATACCACTAAAGAGAAAATAGACTACatctttctaattttctttttgaaaatgacTTGTCATAAGTCCATTAGAAATATGTTTTACTTATGGTCCAAttggattgagggagaaagagggAAGTAGAGTAGAATTAGCCCAAAATTAGTCTAGTTTCAGCCAACTCTACTCCAGTACTCCTCCCAATTACCCTCCtttccccctcaatccaaataggCCCTTAATTTCCTTTGTTATATTGGGCTTTGATGGTTTTTGTCATATACTTTTAGGGATTAGGACTATTGAAGAATCACTAGCATACATCTTTGGTGCAATGATCAtcccacaagtataagtgcttgtggggtatAGAGGGTAAGAGCTGAGGTTCATGTCTCTAAGAAAGAgttttacatacatatacacttagagtAGGtcagagtagaatttctatcttgtaaaaaaaaatgactattgAAGAATCTTTTTCATTATGTTATGTTGGAAAATAAAATGACTTGCAGTTTATTAATGTCTACTTGTTCTTATAATTATTTCCTTTCTTGTAATTAcactttataaaatttatttattctatttataattaactaaaaatagaatttcaataatattttttttttttgagaaactaatttcaataatatttaatctaACAAAGTAACTTGTCCTAAGTCCCATTGGGATTCTGTTTTACTTAATTTCCTCTGTAATATTGCGTTTTTTGACAGTATTTTTCATACACTTTTGGGACCTAGGACTACTGAAGAATCTTTTTCAGCATGCTATGTTTGCAAATAAAATGACTATAGTTTATTAATGtctatttcttcttatatttatttCCTTTCTTGTAATTACTCTTTacaaaattgaattattttatttctttatcaaatttatttattctatatataataaattaaaaatagaatttcaataACATTTAATCTCACAAAGTAATATGAAACTATTATAAATTAGGTAACAGCCAACCAATTATGTAGAACAAAAAAGGGTATATTGTCTGCATGTGCCGTACAATCCTAAATGATTATCATTAGGTATTTGCAAGGAACTTTCCCAGGCATGAAAACTAGGTCTAATACAAGAAAAGTTGAGATGATCATGAAGAGGTCGCATTCTagctcataagtcataacattAAAAGGTGATTCCCAAAACTAAACCTTATTCTACGAATAATAATAAGTCATTGAGATGATGACTTCTTCAAGGATAACAATATTGACACCCTTTTTTGAGAGTTATCTCACTCTTACTGATGTAACATTCTTTGATGTTAGGATCGTAGTTTCTTAAGCTGCAT
This genomic window contains:
- the LOC126694762 gene encoding calcium/calmodulin-regulated receptor-like kinase 1, with translation MKGESSGLIIGISIGVVIGVVLAIFALFCFRYHRKRSQIGNSSSRRAAAIPIRTNGADSCTILSDSTIGPESPVKSGRNGRSLWLEGFRRSNVVSASGILEYPYKDLQKATRNFTTLIGQGAFGPVYRAQMSSGETVAVKVLATDSKQGEKEFQTEVMLLGRLHHRNLVNLVGYCAEKGQHMLLYVYMNKGSLASHLYSEKHEALNWDLRVHISLDIARGLEYLHDGAVPPVIHRDIKSSNILLDQSMRARVADFGLSREEMVDKHAVNVRGTFGYLDPEYISTKAFTKKSDVYSFGVLLFELIAGRNPQQGLMEYVELAAMNIEGKVGWEEIVDSRLEGKFDVQELNEVATLAYKCINRAPRKRPSMRDVVQVLSRIIKLRHNRKHHKNSLSATADEVSIDVDQLETRSPISEHRREESMDSTVDTYEL